A single genomic interval of Symphalangus syndactylus isolate Jambi chromosome 18, NHGRI_mSymSyn1-v2.1_pri, whole genome shotgun sequence harbors:
- the LOC129467827 gene encoding tripartite motif-containing protein 43B-like isoform X1 — protein MNKCVGSTGRQRRYLKRWKKSLIHLLCWNSQEHGAHRHCEGQLRSTGKMDSDFSHAFQNELACVICLNYLVDPVTICCGHSFCRPCLCLSWEEAQSPANCPACREPSQKKDFKTNILLKNLVTIARKASLWQFLSSEKQICGTHRQRKKMFCDMDKSLLCLLCSNSQEHGAHKHYLIEEAAEEHREKLVKQMRILWKKIQENRRNLHEERKTAFFWRGDVVLRAQMIRNEYRKLHPVLHKEEKQHLERLNKEHQDIFQQLQRSWVKMDQKRKHLKGMYQELMEMCHKPDVELLQDLGDIVARSESALLHMPQPVNPELTAGPITGLVYRFNRFRVEISFHCEVTSHNIRLFEDVRSWMFRGGSLNSDRSDYFAAWGSRVFSFGKHYWELDVDNSCDWALGVCNDSWITRNSTMVESEDILLLLCMKVDNHFRLLTNSPVFPLYVEKPLGRVGVFLDFESGSVSFLDVAKSSLIWSYPAGSLNFPVRPFFYTVHR, from the exons ATGAACAAATGTGTGGGATCCACAGGGAGACAAAGAAGATATTTGAAGAGGTGGAAAAAGAGCCTGATTCATTTGCTGTGCTGGAACTCTCAGGAGCATGGGGCTCACAGACACTGTGAGGGGCAGCTAAGGAGTACTGG GAAAATGGACTCAGACTTCTCACATGCCTTCCAGAACGAACTCGCCTGTGTCATCTGTTTGAACTACCTGGTAGACCCTGTCACCAtctgctgtgggcacagcttctgtAGGCCCTGTCTCTGCCTTTCCTGGGAGGAAGCCCAAAGTCCTGCCAACTGCCCTGCATGCAGGGAACCATCACAGAAAAAGGACTTCAAAACCAATATTCTTCTGAAGAATTTAGTGACCATTGCCAGAAAAGCCAGTCTCTGGCAATTCCTGAGCTCTGAGAAACAAATATGTGGGACCcataggcaaagaaagaagatgTTCTGTGACATGGACAAGAGTCTCCTCTGCCTGCTGTGCTCCAACTCTCAGGAGCACGGGGCTCACAAACACTATCTCATTGAAGAGGCCGCTGAGGAACACCGG GAGAAACTCGTAAAGCAAATGAGGATTTTATGGAAAAAGATTCAAGAAAATCGGAGAAATCTACATGAGGAGAGAAAAACAGCCTTCTTCTGGAGG GGCGACGTGGTTTTACGGGCACAGATGATCAGGAATGAGTATAGGAAGCTGCATCCAGTTCTgcataaggaagaaaaacaacattTAGAGAGACTGAACAAGGAACACCAAGATATTTTTCAGCAACTCCAGAGAAGTTGGGTCAAAATGgatcaaaagagaaaacactTGAAAGGAATGTATCAGGAACTAATGGAAATGTGTCATAAACCAGATGTGGAGCTGCTCCAG gaTTTGGGAGACATCGTGGCAAG GAGTGAGTCTGCCCTGCTGCACATGCCCCAGCCTGTGAATCCAGAGCTCACTGCAGGGCCCATCACTGGACTGGTGTACAGGTTCAACCGCTTCCGAG TGGAAATTTCCTTCCATTGTGAAGTAACCAGTCACAATATCAGGCTCTTTGAGGACGTGAGAAGTTGGATGTTCAGAGGTGGATCTTTGAATTCTGACAGATCTGACTATTTTGCTGCATGGGGATCCAGAGTCTTCTCCTTTGGGAAACACTACTGGGAGCTGGATGTGGACAACTCTTGTGACTGGGCTCTGGGAGTCTGTAACGACTCCTGGATAACGAGGAATAGCACAATGGTTGAATCTGAGGACATACTTCTTCTTTTGTGTATGAAGGTGGATAATCATTTCCGTCTCTTGACCAACTCCCCAGTGTTTCCTCTCTATGTAGAGAAACCTCTGGGCCGGGTTGGTGTGTTTCTTGATTTTGAAAGTGGAAGTGTGAGTTTTTTGGATGTCGCCAAGAGTTCCCTCATATGGAGTTATCCGGCTGGCTCCTTAAATTTTCCTGTCAGGCCTTTCTTTTACACTGTCCACAGATGA
- the LOC129467827 gene encoding tripartite motif-containing protein 43B-like isoform X2, with the protein MRKAGKPTSGLKMDSDFSHAFQNELACVICLNYLVDPVTICCGHSFCRPCLCLSWEEAQSPANCPACREPSQKKDFKTNILLKNLVTIARKASLWQFLSSEKQICGTHRQRKKMFCDMDKSLLCLLCSNSQEHGAHKHYLIEEAAEEHREKLVKQMRILWKKIQENRRNLHEERKTAFFWRGDVVLRAQMIRNEYRKLHPVLHKEEKQHLERLNKEHQDIFQQLQRSWVKMDQKRKHLKGMYQELMEMCHKPDVELLQDLGDIVARSESALLHMPQPVNPELTAGPITGLVYRFNRFRVEISFHCEVTSHNIRLFEDVRSWMFRGGSLNSDRSDYFAAWGSRVFSFGKHYWELDVDNSCDWALGVCNDSWITRNSTMVESEDILLLLCMKVDNHFRLLTNSPVFPLYVEKPLGRVGVFLDFESGSVSFLDVAKSSLIWSYPAGSLNFPVRPFFYTVHR; encoded by the exons ATGAGGAAAGCAGGAAAACCAACCAGTGGATT GAAAATGGACTCAGACTTCTCACATGCCTTCCAGAACGAACTCGCCTGTGTCATCTGTTTGAACTACCTGGTAGACCCTGTCACCAtctgctgtgggcacagcttctgtAGGCCCTGTCTCTGCCTTTCCTGGGAGGAAGCCCAAAGTCCTGCCAACTGCCCTGCATGCAGGGAACCATCACAGAAAAAGGACTTCAAAACCAATATTCTTCTGAAGAATTTAGTGACCATTGCCAGAAAAGCCAGTCTCTGGCAATTCCTGAGCTCTGAGAAACAAATATGTGGGACCcataggcaaagaaagaagatgTTCTGTGACATGGACAAGAGTCTCCTCTGCCTGCTGTGCTCCAACTCTCAGGAGCACGGGGCTCACAAACACTATCTCATTGAAGAGGCCGCTGAGGAACACCGG GAGAAACTCGTAAAGCAAATGAGGATTTTATGGAAAAAGATTCAAGAAAATCGGAGAAATCTACATGAGGAGAGAAAAACAGCCTTCTTCTGGAGG GGCGACGTGGTTTTACGGGCACAGATGATCAGGAATGAGTATAGGAAGCTGCATCCAGTTCTgcataaggaagaaaaacaacattTAGAGAGACTGAACAAGGAACACCAAGATATTTTTCAGCAACTCCAGAGAAGTTGGGTCAAAATGgatcaaaagagaaaacactTGAAAGGAATGTATCAGGAACTAATGGAAATGTGTCATAAACCAGATGTGGAGCTGCTCCAG gaTTTGGGAGACATCGTGGCAAG GAGTGAGTCTGCCCTGCTGCACATGCCCCAGCCTGTGAATCCAGAGCTCACTGCAGGGCCCATCACTGGACTGGTGTACAGGTTCAACCGCTTCCGAG TGGAAATTTCCTTCCATTGTGAAGTAACCAGTCACAATATCAGGCTCTTTGAGGACGTGAGAAGTTGGATGTTCAGAGGTGGATCTTTGAATTCTGACAGATCTGACTATTTTGCTGCATGGGGATCCAGAGTCTTCTCCTTTGGGAAACACTACTGGGAGCTGGATGTGGACAACTCTTGTGACTGGGCTCTGGGAGTCTGTAACGACTCCTGGATAACGAGGAATAGCACAATGGTTGAATCTGAGGACATACTTCTTCTTTTGTGTATGAAGGTGGATAATCATTTCCGTCTCTTGACCAACTCCCCAGTGTTTCCTCTCTATGTAGAGAAACCTCTGGGCCGGGTTGGTGTGTTTCTTGATTTTGAAAGTGGAAGTGTGAGTTTTTTGGATGTCGCCAAGAGTTCCCTCATATGGAGTTATCCGGCTGGCTCCTTAAATTTTCCTGTCAGGCCTTTCTTTTACACTGTCCACAGATGA
- the LOC129467827 gene encoding tripartite motif-containing protein 43-like isoform X3 has translation MDSDFSHAFQNELACVICLNYLVDPVTICCGHSFCRPCLCLSWEEAQSPANCPACREPSQKKDFKTNILLKNLVTIARKASLWQFLSSEKQICGTHRQRKKMFCDMDKSLLCLLCSNSQEHGAHKHYLIEEAAEEHREKLVKQMRILWKKIQENRRNLHEERKTAFFWRGDVVLRAQMIRNEYRKLHPVLHKEEKQHLERLNKEHQDIFQQLQRSWVKMDQKRKHLKGMYQELMEMCHKPDVELLQDLGDIVARSESALLHMPQPVNPELTAGPITGLVYRFNRFRVEISFHCEVTSHNIRLFEDVRSWMFRGGSLNSDRSDYFAAWGSRVFSFGKHYWELDVDNSCDWALGVCNDSWITRNSTMVESEDILLLLCMKVDNHFRLLTNSPVFPLYVEKPLGRVGVFLDFESGSVSFLDVAKSSLIWSYPAGSLNFPVRPFFYTVHR, from the exons ATGGACTCAGACTTCTCACATGCCTTCCAGAACGAACTCGCCTGTGTCATCTGTTTGAACTACCTGGTAGACCCTGTCACCAtctgctgtgggcacagcttctgtAGGCCCTGTCTCTGCCTTTCCTGGGAGGAAGCCCAAAGTCCTGCCAACTGCCCTGCATGCAGGGAACCATCACAGAAAAAGGACTTCAAAACCAATATTCTTCTGAAGAATTTAGTGACCATTGCCAGAAAAGCCAGTCTCTGGCAATTCCTGAGCTCTGAGAAACAAATATGTGGGACCcataggcaaagaaagaagatgTTCTGTGACATGGACAAGAGTCTCCTCTGCCTGCTGTGCTCCAACTCTCAGGAGCACGGGGCTCACAAACACTATCTCATTGAAGAGGCCGCTGAGGAACACCGG GAGAAACTCGTAAAGCAAATGAGGATTTTATGGAAAAAGATTCAAGAAAATCGGAGAAATCTACATGAGGAGAGAAAAACAGCCTTCTTCTGGAGG GGCGACGTGGTTTTACGGGCACAGATGATCAGGAATGAGTATAGGAAGCTGCATCCAGTTCTgcataaggaagaaaaacaacattTAGAGAGACTGAACAAGGAACACCAAGATATTTTTCAGCAACTCCAGAGAAGTTGGGTCAAAATGgatcaaaagagaaaacactTGAAAGGAATGTATCAGGAACTAATGGAAATGTGTCATAAACCAGATGTGGAGCTGCTCCAG gaTTTGGGAGACATCGTGGCAAG GAGTGAGTCTGCCCTGCTGCACATGCCCCAGCCTGTGAATCCAGAGCTCACTGCAGGGCCCATCACTGGACTGGTGTACAGGTTCAACCGCTTCCGAG TGGAAATTTCCTTCCATTGTGAAGTAACCAGTCACAATATCAGGCTCTTTGAGGACGTGAGAAGTTGGATGTTCAGAGGTGGATCTTTGAATTCTGACAGATCTGACTATTTTGCTGCATGGGGATCCAGAGTCTTCTCCTTTGGGAAACACTACTGGGAGCTGGATGTGGACAACTCTTGTGACTGGGCTCTGGGAGTCTGTAACGACTCCTGGATAACGAGGAATAGCACAATGGTTGAATCTGAGGACATACTTCTTCTTTTGTGTATGAAGGTGGATAATCATTTCCGTCTCTTGACCAACTCCCCAGTGTTTCCTCTCTATGTAGAGAAACCTCTGGGCCGGGTTGGTGTGTTTCTTGATTTTGAAAGTGGAAGTGTGAGTTTTTTGGATGTCGCCAAGAGTTCCCTCATATGGAGTTATCCGGCTGGCTCCTTAAATTTTCCTGTCAGGCCTTTCTTTTACACTGTCCACAGATGA